A window from Heteronotia binoei isolate CCM8104 ecotype False Entrance Well chromosome 15, APGP_CSIRO_Hbin_v1, whole genome shotgun sequence encodes these proteins:
- the ZNF771 gene encoding zinc finger protein 771: protein MRRALYNEHIRMHSEEGPPNLCVVCGKSFTKRYSLLQHQRSHTGEKPYQCPDCPKRFIASSALTQHRRIHTGETPYPCPDCGRHFSQKSVLTTHRRLHTGERPYKCQECGKGFSQSSALTQHLRTHTGVSPYSCGECGKSFSGMSALKRHHLTHTGEHPFRCEECGKGFKQSSTLVQHQRIHTHEKPYACVRCNKNYSQRAALVKHLRTHAKDSSLPRTGGELVDNSVYKDSFLRPREVKNDTENDTEEVLALPPGTWDAGVKEEPEDKWEKSVSAEAMGPLIQVKEEKLDEAWMEEPTKSLRIKEELDD from the coding sequence ATGCGCCGAGCTCTCTACAACGAACACATCCGCATGCATTCTGAAGAGGGCCCGCCCAACCTATGTGTAGTTTGTGGGAAATCCTTCACGAAGCGCTATTCACTCCTTCAGCACCAGCGGTcacacacaggagaaaaaccctACCAGTGCCCGGACTGCCCCAAAAGATTCATCGCTAGCTCTGCCTTGACACAACACCGACGAATACATACTGGAGAGACGCCCTACCCGTGTCCAGATTGTGGGCGCCATTTTAGCCAGAAATCAGTGCTTACAACTCACCGGAGACTTCACACAGGTGAGAGGCCCTACAAATGCCAAGAATGCGGGAAAGGGTTTAGCCAAAGTTCAGCCCTGACCCAGCATCTCCGGACTCATACCGGGGTGTCTCCGTACAGCTGTGGGGAGTGCGGGAAGAGCTTCAGCGGTATGTCAGCCCTCAAGCGGCACCACCTCACCCATACTGGCGAACACCCCTTTCGTTGTGAGGAGTGTGGCAAGGGGTTCAAGCAAAGCTCCACTTTGGTCCAGCACCAGAGGATTCACACCCACGAGAAACCTTACGCCTGTGTCCGGTGCAACAAGAACTACAGCCAGCGGGCTGCTCTTGTGAAGCACTTGAGGACTCATGCCAAGGACTCCTCCCTTCCCAGGACAGGTGGTGAGCTGGTAGATAATAGCGTTTACAAAGACTCTTTCCTCCGGCCCCGAGAGGTAAAGAATGACACAGAGAATGACACAGAGGAAGTGCTGGCGCTCCCTCCAGGGACATGGGACGCTGGGGTCAAAGAAGAGCCTGAGGATAAGTGGGAGAAGAGTGTATCGGCTGAGGCAATGGGGCCATTGATACAGGTGAAAGAGGAGAAGCTGGATGAGGCATGGATGGAAGAACCAACAAAATCCCTAAGGATCAAAGAGGAGCTGGATGACTGA